One segment of Candidatus Effluviviaceae Genus V sp. DNA contains the following:
- a CDS encoding 4Fe-4S ferredoxin, producing the protein MSHRRDGILDEKNLRAVRPSDERLKQGPVVMVECVERIPCNPCVAACSKGAISIEGDLNDSPAVDHALCDGCGICISACPGLAIFVVDMSREGEDATVMLPYEFRPLPDKGETVTTLDRAGEVIGEAKVLRVLDAKALDRTPIVSLEVPKSQAMDVRHFVRRETP; encoded by the coding sequence ATGAGTCACAGGCGTGACGGCATCCTCGATGAGAAGAACCTGCGGGCGGTCCGGCCGTCGGACGAGCGTCTGAAGCAGGGACCGGTCGTGATGGTCGAGTGCGTCGAGCGCATCCCCTGCAATCCGTGCGTCGCGGCCTGCTCGAAGGGCGCGATCTCGATCGAGGGCGATCTGAACGATTCGCCGGCCGTCGACCACGCGCTGTGCGACGGCTGCGGCATCTGCATCAGTGCGTGTCCGGGGCTGGCCATCTTCGTGGTCGACATGAGCCGCGAGGGTGAGGACGCCACGGTCATGCTCCCCTACGAGTTCCGCCCGCTTCCGGACAAGGGAGAGACCGTCACGACGCTCGACCGGGCGGGCGAGGTGATCGGAGAGGCGAAGGTGCTCCGCGTTCTCGACGCGAAGGCGCTCGACCGCACGCCGATCGTGTCCCTCGAGGTGCCGAAGAGCCAGGCGATGGACGTCCGCCACTTCGTGAGGAGAGAGACGCCATGA
- a CDS encoding NUDIX domain-containing protein yields the protein GSGADGVHLGRIDVPIDEARELVGDAIVGLSAASPEELRRASASGADYVGSGPVFPTATKETGREPLGLGGVRELSCMRERPPIVAIGGIGVGSLREVFAAGAEFAAVVSAVCAADGPRAALGDLVTMMATGLAAGAGGAGVLDEQVNYEGLRHCPRCAGGLRARRVRDSVRLRCAACGYVLYLPPAPVTCTIIERGGEVLLVRRRYPPGEGAWCLPAGFVEPGEDPAGSAAREVREETGLDIEITGVFDTWASREDPRTPVVSIAFTGRVVGGRLRPGDDASEARYFPLDSLPDDIAFRTHRDALARYARGR from the coding sequence CCGGGTCGGGCGCCGACGGTGTCCATCTCGGACGTATCGACGTGCCGATCGACGAGGCACGGGAACTGGTCGGCGACGCCATCGTCGGACTCTCGGCCGCCAGCCCGGAGGAACTCCGGAGGGCGAGTGCATCGGGTGCCGACTACGTCGGCTCGGGGCCGGTGTTCCCCACGGCCACGAAGGAGACAGGCCGGGAGCCGCTCGGGCTCGGAGGAGTCCGGGAGCTCTCCTGCATGAGGGAGCGTCCACCCATCGTCGCCATCGGCGGCATCGGTGTCGGCAGCCTGCGGGAGGTGTTCGCGGCGGGTGCGGAGTTCGCCGCCGTCGTGTCCGCCGTCTGCGCGGCCGACGGACCCCGTGCAGCGCTCGGCGACCTCGTCACTATGATGGCGACGGGCCTCGCGGCCGGCGCCGGGGGTGCGGGCGTTCTCGACGAGCAGGTGAACTACGAGGGGCTCCGGCACTGCCCGCGCTGCGCCGGGGGCTTGAGGGCACGAAGAGTGCGCGACAGCGTTCGGCTGAGGTGCGCGGCGTGCGGATACGTGCTCTACCTCCCCCCCGCGCCGGTCACCTGCACGATCATCGAGCGAGGCGGCGAGGTTCTCCTCGTCAGGCGCCGCTATCCGCCCGGTGAGGGAGCGTGGTGCCTGCCGGCCGGCTTCGTCGAGCCCGGCGAGGATCCGGCCGGAAGCGCGGCCCGCGAGGTTCGGGAGGAGACCGGCCTCGACATCGAGATCACAGGGGTCTTCGATACCTGGGCGTCCCGAGAGGACCCCAGAACGCCGGTCGTCAGCATCGCATTCACCGGACGGGTGGTCGGCGGCCGCCTCCGGCCGGGCGACGACGCCTCGGAGGCCCGCTACTTCCCGCTGGACAGTCTCCCGGACGACATCGCCTTCCGGACACACAGGGACGCTCTCGCGCGCTATGCGAGGGGGCGCTGA
- the thiD gene encoding bifunctional hydroxymethylpyrimidine kinase/phosphomethylpyrimidine kinase codes for MGDRDRPAGLTIAGSDSCGGAGIQADLKTMLALDVHGTSALTAVTAQSTGGVRMSATLAPEMVASQIDAVLEDVRPASTKTGMLASSAVMEAVAERVASHALENLVVDPVMVATSGSLLIEEDAVATMRDTIVPMATLVTPNIPELETLTGLTVVTEKDIERAAARLLGSGARNVLVKGGHRDGPAVDILHTERGAVRYASERIGVGTLHGTGCTASAAVVSYLARGFDLEDAVGRAKRFVTEAIRGAFAVGGGGSLLDHAGAGRTARRSEGREPA; via the coding sequence ATGGGAGACCGCGACCGACCCGCCGGCCTGACGATCGCTGGATCGGACTCCTGCGGGGGCGCCGGCATCCAGGCCGACCTCAAGACGATGCTCGCGCTCGACGTGCACGGCACGAGTGCGCTGACCGCCGTGACGGCGCAGAGCACCGGCGGCGTGCGCATGAGCGCGACGCTCGCTCCGGAGATGGTCGCGTCGCAGATCGACGCCGTCCTGGAGGACGTGAGGCCGGCGTCCACCAAGACCGGCATGCTGGCGTCGAGCGCCGTCATGGAGGCGGTCGCCGAGCGCGTCGCCTCGCACGCGCTGGAGAACCTGGTCGTCGATCCCGTGATGGTGGCGACCTCCGGCAGTCTGCTCATTGAGGAGGACGCGGTCGCGACCATGCGGGACACGATCGTCCCGATGGCCACGCTCGTCACACCGAACATCCCGGAGCTCGAAACCCTCACGGGACTGACCGTCGTCACAGAGAAGGACATCGAGAGGGCGGCAGCACGACTCCTTGGGTCGGGGGCCCGGAACGTTCTCGTCAAGGGGGGACATCGCGACGGCCCCGCCGTCGACATTCTCCATACGGAGCGGGGCGCCGTCAGGTACGCTTCGGAGCGGATCGGTGTGGGCACCCTCCACGGCACCGGGTGCACGGCGTCGGCCGCCGTGGTGTCGTATCTCGCCAGGGGGTTCGACCTCGAGGACGCCGTCGGTCGCGCCAAGCGCTTCGTGACCGAGGCCATACGGGGCGCGTTCGCCGTCGGGGGTGGCGGGTCGCTGCTCGACCACGCCGGAGCCGGGCGGACCGCGCGTCGTTCGGAGGGGAGGGAGCCCGCATGA
- a CDS encoding radical SAM protein, with the protein MKHVFGPVPSRRLGYSLGLDAIPAKVCTMDCVYCELGPTTDRTVCRKEWVDVDAILRDLEARIADGVRVDTVTLSGSGEPTLNDHLGELIDGARRLSDRPVAVLTNSSLMTDDAVCSALMRADIVAPSLDAVTPQLFERINRPHPSLDVAAIERGVREFTAAFAGQVLLEIVFVRGMNDAPSEVERLAESVASIDPDVVHVNTVVRPPAVEGIEGLTAGELDRVAGHLGPRAEVIARPRLGTQSASGETVDALVEMASRRPVTMEDIVSALGVSRPEAAKIVGDLIDRGLLELVRHDEKRYYCSRPERGRQ; encoded by the coding sequence ATGAAGCACGTCTTCGGACCGGTGCCGTCCCGTCGTCTGGGATACTCGCTCGGGCTCGACGCCATCCCGGCCAAGGTCTGCACCATGGACTGCGTTTACTGCGAGCTGGGACCGACGACCGACCGGACCGTCTGCAGGAAGGAGTGGGTCGACGTCGACGCGATCCTCAGGGATCTCGAGGCGCGGATCGCCGACGGCGTCAGGGTCGACACGGTCACGCTGTCGGGCTCGGGCGAGCCGACCCTGAACGACCATCTGGGAGAGCTCATAGACGGGGCCCGGAGGCTCTCCGACCGTCCCGTCGCGGTCCTGACGAACTCGAGCCTCATGACGGACGACGCCGTGTGCAGCGCACTCATGCGCGCCGACATCGTCGCACCGTCGCTCGACGCCGTGACACCTCAGCTGTTCGAGCGCATCAACCGGCCTCATCCGTCGCTCGACGTCGCCGCCATAGAACGGGGCGTCCGCGAGTTCACGGCCGCCTTCGCGGGGCAGGTCCTGCTCGAGATCGTCTTCGTCAGAGGGATGAACGACGCGCCCTCCGAGGTCGAGAGGCTGGCGGAGAGTGTCGCCTCGATCGACCCCGACGTCGTCCACGTCAACACGGTCGTGAGGCCCCCTGCCGTCGAGGGTATCGAGGGGCTGACGGCCGGCGAGCTCGACCGTGTCGCCGGACATCTGGGTCCTCGAGCGGAGGTGATCGCCCGGCCCAGGCTGGGAACCCAGAGCGCCTCGGGGGAGACGGTCGACGCGCTCGTGGAGATGGCGTCGAGGCGACCCGTCACGATGGAGGACATCGTGTCGGCGCTCGGCGTGTCGAGACCCGAGGCGGCCAAGATCGTGGGTGATCTGATCGACCGCGGGCTCTTAGAGCTTGTCCGTCACGACGAAAAGCGTTACTATTGCTCCAGACCGGAGAGGGGGCGCCAGTGA
- a CDS encoding (2Fe-2S)-binding protein, protein MKDDVVICRCEDVTYGQIVEAVRSGLTTTEEIKRILRCGMGPCQGRTCTRLITRIIAEETGRTIEEIGRPAVRPPARPIEIGVLAGRSDEENR, encoded by the coding sequence ATGAAGGACGACGTCGTCATCTGCCGATGCGAGGACGTGACGTACGGGCAGATCGTGGAGGCGGTCCGCTCGGGACTGACGACGACCGAGGAGATCAAACGCATTCTGCGATGCGGCATGGGGCCCTGTCAGGGCCGGACATGCACGCGTCTCATCACGAGGATCATCGCCGAGGAGACGGGGCGAACGATCGAGGAGATCGGCCGGCCGGCCGTGAGACCTCCCGCGCGTCCCATCGAGATCGGCGTGCTGGCAGGCCGGAGCGATGAGGAGAACCGCTGA
- a CDS encoding anaerobic ribonucleoside-triphosphate reductase activating protein, which yields MKFAIKGFDQMSLVDWDGMVATTLYVSGCNFRCPYCHNSGLVLFPDEFTTIPLDDVLDYVNEHNDFLDGVVITGGEPLMHGDIGELAYLIHEAGVDVKIDTNGSFPEHLERLIEDELVDYVAMDVKAPLDFDSYTRSAGIADRRALERVRDCVDLLLEGRVDYEFRTTVVPALHRASDLELIAEQIKGARKFVIQNFIARDPIDPEFEEETSYNEERLDEFKELFRKSVDECLVRG from the coding sequence GTGAAATTCGCGATCAAGGGGTTCGATCAGATGTCCCTCGTGGACTGGGACGGTATGGTCGCGACCACCTTGTATGTCTCCGGCTGCAACTTCCGATGCCCCTACTGCCACAACTCCGGTCTGGTGCTCTTCCCCGACGAGTTCACCACCATCCCCCTGGATGACGTGCTCGACTACGTCAACGAGCACAACGACTTCCTGGACGGTGTCGTCATCACGGGCGGCGAGCCGCTGATGCACGGCGACATCGGTGAGCTGGCCTACCTGATCCACGAGGCCGGTGTCGACGTCAAGATCGACACGAACGGCTCGTTCCCCGAGCACCTCGAACGTCTGATCGAGGACGAGCTCGTCGACTACGTAGCCATGGACGTGAAGGCCCCGCTCGACTTCGACTCCTACACCAGGAGCGCAGGTATCGCCGACCGGCGGGCCCTCGAGCGCGTGCGCGACTGCGTCGATCTCCTGCTGGAGGGACGGGTCGACTACGAGTTCAGGACGACCGTCGTTCCGGCCCTGCACAGGGCCAGCGACCTCGAGCTCATCGCGGAGCAGATCAAGGGGGCGAGGAAGTTCGTCATCCAGAACTTCATCGCCCGGGACCCTATCGACCCGGAGTTCGAGGAGGAGACCTCCTATAACGAGGAGCGTCTCGACGAGTTCAAGGAGCTCTTCAGGAAGTCGGTCGACGAGTGTCTCGTCCGAGGCTGA
- a CDS encoding FAD-dependent oxidoreductase translates to MRIDRHPILTFERGREIEFEFDGRRLRGCEGETIAAALHAAGVRVLRESIRLGRPRGFFCAIGRCSSCLMTVNGVPNVMTCITPLEEGMRVETQRTKGTVPDGGHPGGDAPADADGVPIVAWGEAPGESLGDVPLAVVGGGPAGLSAAIAAGRLGVRSVVIDENQTAGGQLIKQTHMFFGSREHHARVRGVDIGPKLLSELEELPVELMLGTTALGLYNDLTLSLLVEGRHRRLSPETIIVATGASENMLAFENSDLPGVYGAGAVQTLMNVHGVVPGDRVLMVGAGNIGLIVSYQLLQAGVEVAAVIEGMPEVGGYHVHAAKIRRAGVPILTSHTIVRAEGETTVTGAKVVEVDESWRPVDGTERRLDVDTICLAVGLTPNVELAFQAGTREAHVRELGGRVAVHGPDLETSIPGLYIAGDASGIEEASTAMLEGRLAGLAAAKRLGAGDPAKIDALVSEAAAGLAALRAGPFGRQPRYGKERMFALKNREGTDESQA, encoded by the coding sequence GTGCGCATCGACCGTCATCCCATTCTCACATTCGAGCGCGGCCGCGAGATCGAGTTCGAGTTCGACGGCCGCCGTCTTCGCGGTTGCGAGGGAGAGACGATCGCGGCGGCCCTCCACGCGGCCGGCGTGCGCGTCCTCCGGGAGAGCATCCGGCTCGGGCGTCCGCGCGGCTTCTTCTGCGCCATCGGCCGCTGCTCCTCCTGCCTCATGACGGTGAACGGCGTGCCGAACGTCATGACCTGCATCACGCCGCTCGAGGAGGGCATGCGGGTCGAGACCCAGAGAACGAAGGGGACCGTTCCGGACGGAGGACACCCGGGCGGCGACGCCCCGGCCGATGCCGACGGGGTCCCGATCGTGGCGTGGGGCGAGGCTCCGGGCGAGAGCCTTGGAGACGTACCGCTCGCCGTCGTCGGCGGCGGTCCGGCCGGGCTCTCGGCGGCCATCGCAGCCGGCCGACTGGGGGTGAGGTCGGTCGTGATCGACGAGAACCAGACGGCCGGCGGACAGCTCATCAAGCAGACCCACATGTTCTTCGGCTCGCGCGAACATCACGCCCGGGTCCGCGGGGTCGACATCGGTCCGAAGCTCCTTTCGGAGCTCGAGGAACTGCCGGTCGAGCTCATGCTGGGCACGACAGCCCTCGGCCTCTACAACGACCTGACGCTTTCGCTGCTCGTCGAGGGAAGGCATCGCCGTCTCTCCCCCGAGACGATCATCGTGGCGACCGGGGCGTCGGAGAACATGCTCGCCTTTGAGAACAGCGACCTCCCCGGCGTCTACGGTGCGGGCGCGGTCCAGACGCTCATGAACGTCCACGGCGTCGTACCGGGCGACCGGGTGCTGATGGTCGGCGCCGGCAACATCGGTCTCATCGTCAGCTACCAGCTCCTGCAGGCCGGGGTCGAGGTCGCCGCCGTCATCGAGGGGATGCCGGAGGTCGGAGGCTACCACGTCCACGCCGCGAAGATCAGGCGGGCCGGAGTCCCCATTCTGACGTCGCACACGATCGTGCGCGCCGAGGGCGAGACGACGGTGACGGGCGCCAAGGTCGTCGAGGTCGACGAGTCGTGGCGGCCTGTCGACGGTACGGAGCGCAGGCTCGATGTCGACACCATCTGTCTCGCCGTCGGGCTGACCCCGAACGTTGAGCTCGCGTTCCAGGCCGGAACGAGGGAGGCCCACGTCCGAGAGCTCGGCGGACGCGTCGCCGTTCACGGTCCGGACCTCGAGACATCGATCCCGGGTCTCTACATCGCTGGCGACGCCTCGGGAATCGAGGAGGCCTCGACCGCGATGCTCGAGGGGCGCCTCGCGGGCCTCGCCGCTGCGAAGCGTCTCGGTGCGGGCGATCCGGCGAAGATCGACGCGCTCGTCAGCGAGGCGGCCGCGGGCCTTGCTGCGCTCCGCGCCGGTCCTTTCGGACGCCAGCCGCGCTACGGCAAGGAACGGATGTTCGCGCTGAAGAACCGGGAAGGAACAGATGAGTCACAGGCGTGA